Proteins co-encoded in one Acidithiobacillus caldus ATCC 51756 genomic window:
- a CDS encoding porin: MTIRNSLRRQIQYACVALCVPVSASALTLPSPYMVSAGPLGQIGVQGVVSGLGFYQDNPQGTVAGTLASKHVGADISNGLVIVQKSSGLVQFTLEAGAYSFPTLASWFTSASQTVNDFGALPVAYVTLAPSKAFSVEIGKLPTLIGAEDGFTFQNLNIERGLLWDVEPIVSRGVQANYSMGPLSASLSWNDGYYSNRYNTVSGDLTWTIDGSNSLEFYASGNLGKAGGSTTNTYGAGNIADGADDSTIYGLIYTYNHGPLTIEPYLQYMRTPAQLGIGLDHGFSNYGGAVLASYSFTPTFSLTGRVEYLGVSGHPGLGQESYASGITDLPEDSHAWSVTLTPTYQAGDFFLRGELSYVTASCPTGLGFSGATGQGTTQLRGLIETGFLF; this comes from the coding sequence GTGACGATCCGTAACTCCCTGCGCAGGCAAATCCAGTACGCATGTGTCGCACTCTGCGTGCCCGTATCTGCCAGCGCTCTGACCCTTCCGAGCCCCTATATGGTCTCTGCAGGCCCCTTGGGCCAGATCGGCGTACAGGGGGTAGTCAGTGGTCTTGGGTTTTATCAGGATAATCCCCAAGGGACTGTTGCCGGAACCCTGGCCAGCAAGCATGTCGGTGCCGATATCAGTAACGGTCTTGTCATCGTGCAGAAAAGCAGTGGCCTCGTCCAATTCACCCTCGAGGCCGGGGCCTACAGCTTCCCGACCCTGGCATCCTGGTTCACCTCGGCGAGCCAAACCGTCAACGACTTTGGGGCCCTGCCAGTTGCCTACGTGACGCTTGCCCCGAGCAAGGCGTTCTCTGTGGAGATCGGTAAACTGCCCACCCTCATCGGTGCCGAGGACGGGTTTACCTTTCAGAACCTCAACATCGAACGGGGACTGTTGTGGGATGTGGAACCCATCGTCAGTCGCGGTGTGCAGGCCAATTACAGCATGGGTCCGCTCAGCGCATCTTTGTCCTGGAACGATGGCTATTACTCCAACCGCTACAACACGGTCAGCGGCGACCTGACCTGGACCATCGATGGCAGCAACAGTCTGGAGTTCTACGCGAGCGGGAACCTCGGCAAAGCCGGTGGCAGCACGACCAATACCTACGGTGCGGGGAATATCGCCGACGGGGCCGACGACAGCACGATCTACGGACTGATTTACACCTACAACCACGGTCCGCTGACGATAGAGCCCTACCTGCAGTACATGCGTACGCCGGCCCAGTTGGGGATTGGCCTTGACCACGGCTTTTCCAATTACGGAGGCGCCGTGCTCGCGAGCTACAGCTTTACTCCGACGTTCAGTCTGACTGGCCGGGTGGAGTACCTCGGGGTGTCGGGCCATCCAGGCTTGGGACAGGAGTCCTATGCCAGCGGCATTACCGACCTGCCCGAGGATTCCCACGCTTGGTCGGTGACCCTGACGCCCACCTATCAGGCCGGGGATTTCTTCCTGCGCGGGGAATTGTCCTATGTCACCGCGTCGTGTCCGACGGGCCTTGGTTTCTCAGGGGCTACGGGCCAGGGAACTACCCAGTTGCGGGGACTTATCGAGACGGGTTTTTTGTTTTGA